A segment of the Symmachiella macrocystis genome:
AAATTCGCAGCAACGCAGACTAAGTCGGCATTGCCGCAACGTTCGCCGATGCCGTTGATGGTGCCTTGCACCTGCACAGCCCCCGCTGCCACAGCAGCCAGGGAATTCGCCGTCGCAAGATCACCGTCGTTATGCGTGTGAATTCCAATCGGGATTTTTAACGTGTCACAAGCGATCCCAACGGTGCGGGCAATTTGCTCGGGCAAGCTACCTCCATTGGTGTCGCACAACACCGCCATTGTGGCTCCCGCTTCTTGCGCTGCCCGAATCGTAGCTAGGGCGAACTCGGGGTTGTGGAGATATCCGTCAAAGAAATGCTCGGCATCATAGATGACCTCCCGTCCCTGCGAGACAACAAACTCCACAGAGTCGCGGATCATCGCTAGGTTTTCTGCCTCATTAACGCGGAGGATCTCCTCGACGTGCAAATCCCACGACTTGCCGACAATAGTCACCACCGGCGCTTGCGAATCGATCAAGGCTCGCATGCCGACATCATTTTCCGCCATCACACCGCGACGACGCGTCATGCCAAACGCGCACACCCGTGCATGCTTGAGTGACAACTCCGCTGCTTGCTGAAAGTATTCGAAGTCCTTCGGGTTGGAGAGAGGATACCCCCCTTCAATGTAGTCAAAACCAAGGGCGTCCAACTTGCGCGTAATCAGCAGTTTGTCCTGCAGTGAAAAGTTCACCCCTTCTCCCTGACTGCCGTCACGGAGTGTCGTGTCGTAAAGTTGTATCCGGGCCATACGAAAACCTGTGTGAGTAGGTAGTAGACAGAGGGTAGTAGACAGAACAGACTCCCTATAAAGAGCTGTCTATTGTCTACCGTATACTGCCTGCTGGAAACAAAAAAACCCTCAGATCAAATCGACCTGAGGGTGGAAGGTTGTGTGAAAACCGTTGGTGCTCAAGGTCGCGGGGGTTGCTCAATAATAATCTCGCCAATGCGCACGCCAATAGCGCCGCTATGAGGAGTTTGAATATCGTTTAGCAACCGAGACATCTGAGCAATCCACGATGAAAGAGAGTCACCTGAACAGAATTCCAATAATACGGCACAGAACGGAGATTGTCAAACTAGGCCCTCATAACGAGTTAAGCCCAAATGTTCCACTCCAGTAAACGACGATACGCATCGGATTTCAGGCCCCGACGCAGTGCTAGGTGAGACGACGTTTTCAGAGAGTTTTCGATGAATTTATACGGTCTCCACCAGGGAATCAGCCGTCACGTCCTCATTGGCCCGACTCTGGAAATTGAGCGTTGGCTTCGTCTTCGTCGGTGATCCGCTGCGACAACAACCGCCCCCAGACAAGATAGTGCAATAGGCCGACCAGTGTGGCAGCAATGAGCAGTACGGGGATGAAAAAGAAGAATCCGGTTTGAGTGGCGGCCCCGATCAGAGCCAGGAACCCCCCGGCGATCAGCAGGATGAAAAAGACGGCCAACAAGATCCCGGCGTTGGATTCCGAATTGCGACGCGAGGCCGGCAGTTTTGGGGGGCGAGGTTGGCTCATGGAAGGAGGCCGTTCATCGAAAGGTGTGGGAACATGCCGTTTAGCTTTCGTTGCCCAGCAGTTTTTGCAATTGTGCGTGCCGGTGCGCAAACCCGTCGTCTAAGGAATCCAAAATCGACTCTTCGGTCACCAGCAAACCGATCAATCCGCCGGGCGGTTCGAAGGAAATGCGATCGATAATCGTCACACCCTCACCCGTTGCTTCAAATGCATGTTCATGCTGCCATTGCTTGAACGGTCCCTGGACCTGCTTTTCGATGAAACTCGTCGGGCGGTCGAGATGCGTGATTTCGTGAGTGATCTGCTGCACGACCCCGCGGGCGAGCACCTTGAACTCCATGATGCTGCCCAGTTCGACCACTTCAGGCGCATTCACAAAGTTCAGCCCCATATCGGGGGGACTGATGCGGGTCACATTTTTGGGACGGAGCAGAAAATCAAACACTTCTTCCAGTCCACTCGTAACGACGATGCTACGTTCAAATTCCGCCATCGATAGATTTCGCCCTGTCTTCCTCGGTGCTTCAAGTCCGGTCTAAATTCACGCGCGATGTCATAGTAACCGATTCGGGAAGGCGATGCGATCAATTCGGCCATCCGCCGTAAGATCTGGCCAAATGGTAACGGGGTCTCTATGCTGGCGGAATACAGGACCACCCTCTGTTTCTCCCGCTGACGATGCCATTTTTATGCAGTTTTCGCCCGATATTTTGCCCCGCTGTCAATTTTTGGCCGGTCCGACCGCCTGTGGAAAAACAGCAACGGCGTTGCGGCTGGCGGAGCAATTGTCGGCGGAGATCGTCTCGTTGGATTCGATGGCCATCTACCGCGGCATGGATATCGGCACCGCCAAGCCAGATCCCGCAGAACAGGCCCGCATCCCGCATCACATGCTCGACGTCGTCGATCCGCACGAAGAATTCAGCGTAGCAGATTACGTCGCCCAGGCGCAAGTCGTGTGCGAAGAGATCCTAAATCGCGGCCGAGTTCCATTGTTTGTGGGGGGGACAGGCTTGTATCTGCGCGCCGTCTTACGAGGTGTCTTCGAAGGCCCGTCGGCGGATTGGGAATTGCGGAAACAACTCGACCAATTCGGAAAAGAGCACGGCGCCGGATCACTGCATCGTCGATTAGCGGAAGTCGATCCGGCGACTGCCGCCCGGTTGCACCCCAATGATCTGCGACGGATCGTTCGCGCCCTAGAAGTGCACGAACTGACCGGCAAGCCACTCTCCGCACAACAACAACAAGGCCCGCTGCCCAGCGAGCAACGCCCCGCAAACGTATTTTGGATCTCCCCGCCGCGCGATTGGCTGTACCAGCGAATTAACCTCCGCGTCGAGCAAATGATCGCTGCCGGGTTGGTCGAGGAAGTCCGCGGACTCTTAACGATTTCACCACCAATGGCCAACACAGCGCGGCAGGCGCTGGGTTATAAAGAAATCATCGAACACTTGGAGCAGCGAACCACATTGCCCGCAGCCATCGAAACCCTACAAACCCGCACCCGCCAATTCGCCAAACGGCAACACACCTGGTTTCGCAACTTAGAAGAATGCCGCGAGTTGGAAATCAACGGAACCGAATCACCGGACGAACTGGCCGAGCGATTCGTACAATCCAGCAAAACATCCAGCCAAAGCACCTAAACCAAACGCGCACCACAACAAACGGACCACAAAACAAACACAAAATCGGCCGCCAATATTCCCCCCTCTCCCTCTGGGAGAGGGGCCGGGGGTGAGGGCCCCCAACCAAAGACAAACCCACTACCTCAAGCCCACCCCAATTAACTGGGTGGCCCCGATAGCTCCGCTATCGGGGCGGGCAAAGCCCGCAAGACGCCGCAATTTCCGCGCTCTGAAACAGGTGGAGTTTCACTAGCAAAGACAGCTGAAACAACTTCAACCAGAGCCTGACAGATAACGAGAGTCGCCTACCCCAACCCCAATCAAACATACCCCAAATGCCGCTCCGATATCCGATCCCCCACCAAAACTAGGTCAGTCAGCCGCCAATCCGCACCGCAAATTTCTAAATCGAAATTCTTGCTCCCGGCAATCGTGCCGGGAGGGAATGGGATGTGCCAGATTTTTGACGGCGGTTCCTGTGCCAGGTTTTCAGGAATCGGCAACGGCTGGCCTTCCAGTGTGAGGACCAAGCCGTCCAGCGTGCGCGGTTCGGGGCAACGCAGGACCAAGTAGGCCCAGTCGAACATCACATGCCAAATGCCTTGATACGTCACTCGTGCCACCTCGGCAGCCGGTTGGCGATAACGCTCCAGACCTTCACCAACCGCTTCGCCGAAACCGGCCAGCTTCCAATCCGCTTCGCTATCCGGATTGCCGAAGTCGACCGTCAAATACCGCAGCCCACGCTCCCGCAACATTTGCGTGAACCGACCGATTTTCGGGCGTCCTAAAATGGGCGGCGGATCGAGCGACGGTTCTGGTTGAGCGCGATTGCCCAGCAACTTGTGAATCGGTTCG
Coding sequences within it:
- a CDS encoding SRPBCC family protein yields the protein MAEFERSIVVTSGLEEVFDFLLRPKNVTRISPPDMGLNFVNAPEVVELGSIMEFKVLARGVVQQITHEITHLDRPTSFIEKQVQGPFKQWQHEHAFEATGEGVTIIDRISFEPPGGLIGLLVTEESILDSLDDGFAHRHAQLQKLLGNES
- the miaA gene encoding tRNA (adenosine(37)-N6)-dimethylallyltransferase MiaA, translated to MQFSPDILPRCQFLAGPTACGKTATALRLAEQLSAEIVSLDSMAIYRGMDIGTAKPDPAEQARIPHHMLDVVDPHEEFSVADYVAQAQVVCEEILNRGRVPLFVGGTGLYLRAVLRGVFEGPSADWELRKQLDQFGKEHGAGSLHRRLAEVDPATAARLHPNDLRRIVRALEVHELTGKPLSAQQQQGPLPSEQRPANVFWISPPRDWLYQRINLRVEQMIAAGLVEEVRGLLTISPPMANTARQALGYKEIIEHLEQRTTLPAAIETLQTRTRQFAKRQHTWFRNLEECRELEINGTESPDELAERFVQSSKTSSQST